One Falco peregrinus isolate bFalPer1 chromosome W, bFalPer1.pri, whole genome shotgun sequence genomic window, ttatcttttccttcactttctgtctttttacctATTGCACACCGCTTTACGggcaaataataaaattgtgctgtttaattgaagcataaccccttggcgtggtcgccttgatttttgcGCTTTGAGATCATAGTAAACGAACCATCACGATTCCACTGAGTGGACTGTGACAGAAGTTCTAATCCATTATGATCCTAGAAAGAAAGGCACTCAGACTCTGTAAAGTACCATTTCAAAAGGTAATTATTAGAGCTAACACTATAAAGAAGGAGAGAATAGTATAGATAATCTTGCATCCCTTTATATGCTGGGAACCTCAAGTTTTGGAGCATCAAATAGGCCTCCAATCAGGGTGCAACACACCATGCAGATCCCGTCCATGGCAGTTATGCTATTGTGGTCATTCAAGTCATTATATGGCTTTCTTACAAGGAAATGAATCTTTTCATAATGTCTATTGTCAAATAGAAAGGGTGTTCACGTGAGAACTTCTTGCTGCACTTTTAGATAAAGGACACATAGGTGGCATAATCGCGGTACCAAGTGGGATCTGCCTTCAAGCTCCTCTGTTACAATGAGCTGGCTGAGTTTATCCTGAGGCCAAGGAATCTGAGCAGCACAAAGCAGGCCTGAAGGCCAATCTGtatgtgcagcacagcagagcacaggccTGGGCCTACTcaggtgttgtggtttaaaaCCCAGtaggcagctaaacaccacacaaCTGCTTGCTCGTTCTCCCCACAgttggagggggtggggaataaTTGGAAGGATAAAAGTGtaaaaactcatgggttgatATAAAGACAgtataataagaaaaaataaaaaggaagaaaaaccctcccccaacaaataaaaacaaacccaagaaaaaaaagtgatgcaaaaaaccccctaattgctcaccacctgaCTGATGCCTGGCCAGTACCAGAGCAACAGCAACCCCAGCAAAACTCCCTTCCcccagtttttattgctgagccatcatatggtatggaatattcctttggtcagttggggtcagctctcccagctgtgtcccctcccaatttcttgtgcacCCCTGGCCTACTCACTGGCAGGGCAACGTAAGAATCAGAGAAGGCCTTGATGCCTTGAAGCACTcttcagcaatagctaaaacatcagtgtgttatcaacagtTTTCATCAGAAATCTAAAACATAGCACCATACAAGCTACTATTAAAaaagttaactctatcccagctaaaACCAATACATCAGGTTACCCGTTACGTGGATCACTAACTCCTCAATGTACAATGATTTTTCAGTCAGGATCACTACAAGggtcattttttatttcttcttctgaagctgttttactttgtaaaaataactgaatatttACTGGAGCAGAACTTAAAGCTGATATTCCCACAGTCAGTGTGAACAGTTTAATcagcagaatttaattttcatcttgCACTTTTTCTCTCTGGAGCAATGAATGTTAAATGACATATAAAGTTGAACTCCAACTCTGAAACTCAACCCCGTGTATTCAGTATCTGGAAGatatacagagagagagaacttAAGATACTTTTCACTTGCATTTGGAGAATAGAGTCCACTATTTCAGCTCTAAATCATGCCTCACAGGAATTTGAAAAAAGTTTAACTCCTGGATAATTGCATACAATGGACATAGAGCCAAAATTTGTGATATGTTGGGGAACCTGGACAGTGCCATACAGGTATGACAGAGGAGAATTCTCTAGAGATTTATGTGTGAGTACTTGGCTAAATATCTGTAAATTAGCTATGTAAACTGAGCACCCCCCAGCAAAAAACCGGGATGAACAGCTCTTGCGCATGTGCCTATGGTACCTCTGGTGCCGAGGGGTCATCTGTGTGAACTTGGACACCACCTCAGCTCGCTGGTATCACAGCCGGGCCCCACTGCAGTGCCGGGCCGTCATGCTCCCTGACAACCGTTGTCAGACAACAAACGCACAACCGCGCACGGCAGAGGCGGGGAACGCCCCCTTTCACGCTAAACACCACGTCTATAAAACTATGGGGACTCACCCGGAAACGCTTCTATGAGGGCGGTACTAGGTGTCGTGGTTGCTTTCGGGTGTGTAGTGTGTTTCCTCAGTTAGGTTTCTCCGTCGTGACCGGTTGTCGCCGCAGACATCTTTTTCTGGATTCCGCGCCTGCTGGCTTCTGACGTGAGGCTGCCTTCTTTCCACCCGGTTCAATCTTTCTTACCATTAGTCCCCTCTGCACGCCGAGTGATGCTGTTACAGGGTTCCGGAACCGCGGGACCGTGGGGGTGGATGacgctgctgctggtggtggcctGCACGGCACGGGCCTCTGAGCTCACTTTCGAGCTGCCTGACAATGCCAAGCAATGCTTCTACGAGGAGATTGTCCAGGACACTAAGTGCACCCTCGAGTTTCAGGTACTTCTTGCTTCCCTCGACTCCTGGGGAATCTTATGTTATTTCACTTTTACCGTTAATATTAGAGTTTTAATAACTTAATACTTATATAAATTGGTGGACACTCAAACTGTTATGTGAACAGCGTATCTGAAGTATTGCTTTTAGTGCTTGGCAACTCTGAATAAATCTTTATAGCATTatatgttttaataaatatttaaatatttcaaataaaatgtctACTATTTTAGAAAGCTTCTGTATGCATGTAAAAGGGCTGTGCCTTTGGATAGAAGTCTCTTCATCCTTCAAGATGCTTTATCTTAAAGTCAAGAAGTTTAGAGCAGGGATTAAATTTACTAGCCTGAGCGTCATCAGAATAGTAGACTGTGAATATCTAAACTTCCAATTGCTCTTGCTGTGGTGATAGGATAGCTAGCCTGATTCTGCAGAACAATGTGCTGTAGACCAACAATAATTAAAGGCTGACAGTACTTGAGACACACGTATGAAGTTTTGAGTTGCTTGTAGGCATAATCTGAATGTGCTGGTATTGGAAAGAAATGCTGTCATTAATTGTGCAGGAGTGAAGCAGTAGAACTTCTAGAACATTGCTCTGTTGACGTGCACATATGAAAATGAGCCAGGCTGTAATACCTGTTCTATTGGACATATGCTATTCCTGCAACATAAAGCAGCTTGACCTAATAGGCTAGTTAGCTCCTTTATGTATGGCCTAAATTGtctgttttactgctttttggCAATCTCAACTTGCTGAATAAATTGCATGGATGGGCTTGTGGATATAGTAAATTACTGATTTATTACACTAATGTCTTTGTCCCGTCAAATTTCATCTACTCCAGCCTTTGCTATGGCACCAGTATCTTAAAGCAAAGTAACTAAAACTTCCCTCAAACCGTTAGAAAACTtattgatttaaagaatcagtcaccAATATTCAAGTGAgcagaggttatctttattcagcagcgctgggtgcatgggggatcgctccaccagtcatgcacaccgaggggatttttcagtcccctctttatacaagtcactcatacctattcattaattttccaggaaataatttacatattcattacaattccaggaactcatttacatatctcactaaactagtgaccatgatttaagtccttgtctttgccacgttgtataaacaacaggaacttaggaccagatggctttttaaagatgacaaatccaaGGACTTAGCAATTAGTACATCTGTCATGttagcaataagggtccttggatGTTTCCCAACTTTTAGATAAAGATAAGTACATCATCCTATAGATAAGTGGTACATCATTCATTGTCATTACGTATCCTCAGTTTAAaagatcttatttttatttgttctgtgaATCTTCCATAGGATGAGGATTTTGCAAACTGGtattggaattatttttttaaatttatttaatgtattttattttaaaacatttgttagATCAAACAATTTGCAGTGCTAGTTGGATGTCTGTTCTGCTTAAGACAATTTCTTGTTGTTTTCAGGTGATCACTGGAGGTCATTATGATGTTGATTGTCGGTTGGAAGGTCCTGATGGTGCTGTATTATACAAAGAGATGAAGAAACAATACGATAGTTTCACATTTACTGCATCCAGAAATGGAACATACAAGTTCTGCTTCAGCAATGAGTTCTCTACTTTCACACACAAAACTGTGTACTTTGATTTCCAGGTTGGAGAAGATCCACCACTGTTTCCTAGTGAAAACAGAGCAACTGCACTTACTCAGGTAAAATATTGTTGTTTGACAGCAACTGTTAGGTTGAGGGTGTTTTTCAAATTCAACTGCATTAGATATCTGTATCACTGTTGAAAATGAATGGGTTGgagcttctttaaaataaactgagtTACTAAAAGGGAACCTTTTCCAAAAATTAGAACTTATGGAATGCAGAGCTGAGGAGGAATTACCAAGTGTTTAAGTGGGAATTAGGGAAAATATACTGTGGCCTAGAGTTTAAGGGAACTTTTTTATGCCATGGTTCTGTCTGTGGAAGTGTGGATTCTATAAAGTGTAAAATATCAATGGAATGGGATTTTTGAAATTTCTGAACTTTGGAGAAACTTTGAGAACAATTTggttttataataaaattatttagagTCTTTTTTTGAGGGGAAGACTTGAATGGTTGATCTCCTATGTAACTGtcacttttaaaatggaaagagaattctagcaaaataaacaaatgaacaaaatcaCTCATACTTAACTGGCTTCTAGATATGTAATTTATAAGACACTTAAGTGGCAAAGCAGTATTCTTGCTCTGGACTTATTTTCCTAATGTTCccttctttcttcaaaattttagttttataCCACTTCTGCCCAAACTAAATCAGCCAACTTCACTTGGAATGGTCACTTTGCGAATTCTCACTAACATTCTTACACTATAACTGTTGCCAAACTTCACTTTAAACAACCATTATAAAATGCTGGACACGGCCACTATTTTACTAGTTTAAACTCAATGGTAGAAATGCCAGTTCCCAAATATCCATCTTGCTCACTTGAATTTGTCCCATATAATTCTGCAGTGGCTAAAGATTTGTAATGAGTATGTGACTTGCTGTGAATTTGGTTATAATTCTTATCTCTTTCTTCTCATCACCTTTCTCCTACTTTATGTTGTCTTTTGATTCTTGATCCTGTAGCTCCCTATCTCCCTGCAATTTCTTTAGCCTTCATTCTGTGTGTTCTGTTACATGTTTTGGTTATTTGTGTATTGGGGGGTagtggggggtgtgtgtgtttggggggttttgttggtcAGTACTTTTGCACCAGTAGAGAGAGAGTATTGAGAACACAGAACATGCAGGTTCTAGATCCAGTATCTTTGCAGGCTGTGggagaagataaaagaaaaagtttcacTTGGTTGTAGCATACATAATGCAAATCAGATCTTTGGGAAAGGAGAAGTTAACTTTCAAAGCATAACACATCTTTGGTAAGTAGGTTCTCTGCTGCAATTTTCTTGAGGCTTGTAGTATGACCAAATTTGGGCAGACTTTCACAGGGACTGTAAAAGGTAAATCCCTGAAACTAGACTTTGTTTAAATTTAAGGTCCCTGCTGCAGAGTAGAGGAGGGCTCTATAATTTAGCAGTGAAACAAATGGCAGAATTCAATGCATGAAATCTCTTCCTGAATTTTGTTTAGAAGAATATCTTGGACTTGTTCAAACACCTGTCCTGAAAGTCATCAACTTGAAAAACTGATTTGACACAGATATAAGTA contains:
- the LOC129783164 gene encoding transmembrane emp24 domain-containing protein 7 translates to MLLQGSGTAGPWGWMTLLLVVACTARASELTFELPDNAKQCFYEEIVQDTKCTLEFQVITGGHYDVDCRLEGPDGAVLYKEMKKQYDSFTFTASRNGTYKFCFSNEFSTFTHKTVYFDFQVGEDPPLFPSENRATALTQMESACVSIHEALKSVIDYQTHFRLREAQGRSRAEDLNTRVAYWSIGEAIILLVVSIGQVFLLKSFFSDKRTTTTRVGS